The proteins below come from a single Afipia felis ATCC 53690 genomic window:
- a CDS encoding porin, with amino-acid sequence MRTKAKFARTCANYRCGVAVGSLVAALGLLNTAGSAKAADGTILPPSWFTLPVLNFNAAPPPGAEAGLYKAPKSLWSDDLSTRLRVEYLMLHRSGPKETAFTAPNGTTRFTPLTSSDLNIGSKMASGFRATVDAELFDTPFEFSAFYTAPTNSVLQRNGLSTGTTTSSIRSNATYANDPGGDISNYTNSQNIDQMYVNHSSQLFGAEANAKSVFGIPGLMLGVRSIYFGEDLNTVTQKLNSTTAVDAVTVQTRNFLLGPQIGFEGMFDIGGGIKIGGSAKAGLFANLVERERSFVSRNQTQARAQQNYLNDTAFAQGYELNPRIEVPVMPGVKLTAGGTFLWLNNVSTPFSQYATVTDLQDRNVRAKDRVFYYGVQAGVSVDLDTLAKYSPPPMSKRYLEAKILENQGATPFPFMVYGEINRMALSWDDGVQRATRVVDNYSAPSIFGARGAVEIARGWTTGFHAEMGFLQARSISVSQDLPGGETGWQPDLRYLDWFIRSNRYGTLTVGHTSTATDGVVLNDFSETNAAASANIAMIGGDLMLRAADALDTGSGSLITRTSISDFVGGATIDTLRRNVVHYETPVIKGFQFDVAGRERFWDASLSYRVDLPNWRFRAGVGYLRDTDAGDRAALGFTKDRREWKGSASVIHNPTGLFLTTAFVNRQFGGYDSSNQAVFGENMVDVLGNVIPGTVRPDLRYGYLKTGLRRQFNALGDTKFYAETAIAKNGLTGLREGGPKVVTSSELNMVGAGVMQDIDAYNTQIYLGYRHYSFDITGLRDSNSQPGGAIASPAPIKDINLVFSGIRIKF; translated from the coding sequence ATGCGTACCAAGGCAAAGTTCGCCAGAACTTGTGCGAATTATCGGTGTGGTGTTGCGGTCGGCAGTCTGGTGGCCGCGCTCGGCCTGCTGAACACGGCGGGCTCCGCGAAAGCGGCAGACGGCACCATCCTGCCGCCGTCCTGGTTCACGCTTCCTGTCCTGAATTTCAATGCCGCGCCCCCGCCGGGAGCCGAGGCGGGACTCTATAAAGCGCCAAAGTCTCTCTGGTCCGACGATCTCTCGACCCGTCTGCGCGTTGAATATCTGATGCTTCACCGTAGCGGCCCGAAGGAGACGGCGTTCACCGCGCCCAACGGCACCACGCGCTTCACGCCCCTGACGTCGTCCGATCTCAACATCGGCTCGAAGATGGCGAGTGGGTTCCGGGCGACGGTCGATGCCGAACTGTTCGACACGCCGTTCGAATTCTCCGCATTCTACACTGCGCCGACCAATAGCGTGCTGCAGCGAAACGGGCTTTCGACAGGCACGACCACGTCGTCGATCCGTTCCAACGCGACCTACGCCAACGATCCGGGCGGCGATATTTCCAACTACACCAACTCGCAGAACATCGATCAGATGTACGTCAACCACAGCAGCCAGCTGTTCGGCGCTGAGGCGAATGCGAAGTCGGTGTTCGGCATTCCCGGCCTGATGCTCGGCGTGCGGTCGATCTATTTCGGCGAAGATCTCAACACCGTCACGCAGAAGCTGAACTCGACGACGGCGGTCGACGCCGTCACCGTGCAGACCCGCAATTTCCTGCTCGGTCCGCAGATCGGCTTCGAAGGCATGTTCGATATCGGCGGCGGTATCAAGATTGGCGGCAGCGCCAAGGCCGGCCTCTTCGCCAATCTCGTCGAACGCGAGCGCTCCTTCGTGTCGCGCAACCAGACCCAGGCGCGCGCGCAGCAGAATTATCTCAACGATACCGCGTTCGCCCAGGGTTACGAGCTCAATCCGCGCATCGAAGTGCCGGTGATGCCCGGCGTGAAGCTCACCGCGGGCGGCACCTTCCTCTGGCTAAACAATGTCAGCACTCCGTTCTCTCAATACGCGACGGTGACTGATCTGCAGGATCGCAACGTCCGCGCGAAGGATCGCGTTTTCTATTACGGCGTGCAGGCCGGCGTGAGCGTCGATCTCGATACGCTTGCGAAGTACTCGCCGCCGCCGATGAGCAAGCGCTATCTGGAAGCGAAAATTCTTGAAAATCAGGGCGCGACGCCGTTTCCCTTCATGGTCTACGGTGAAATCAACCGCATGGCCCTGTCATGGGACGATGGCGTGCAGAGAGCCACACGCGTCGTCGACAACTATTCGGCGCCATCAATCTTCGGTGCCCGTGGTGCTGTCGAAATCGCGCGCGGCTGGACCACCGGCTTCCATGCCGAAATGGGCTTCCTTCAGGCCCGCTCCATCTCGGTCAGTCAGGATCTACCCGGCGGCGAAACCGGCTGGCAGCCCGATCTTCGTTACCTTGACTGGTTCATTCGCAGCAACCGCTACGGTACGCTCACTGTCGGTCATACCTCGACCGCGACTGACGGTGTCGTCCTGAACGACTTCAGCGAGACCAACGCGGCGGCTTCGGCAAACATCGCCATGATCGGCGGCGATCTGATGCTACGTGCTGCTGATGCGCTTGATACTGGTTCGGGCAGCCTCATCACCCGCACCTCGATCAGCGATTTCGTCGGCGGCGCGACCATCGACACGCTTCGCCGCAACGTGGTGCATTACGAGACGCCGGTCATCAAGGGCTTCCAGTTCGACGTCGCCGGTCGTGAGAGATTCTGGGACGCGTCGCTGAGCTATCGGGTCGATCTGCCGAACTGGCGTTTCCGTGCCGGAGTTGGCTATCTGCGCGATACCGATGCGGGCGATCGCGCGGCGCTTGGGTTCACCAAGGACCGCCGCGAATGGAAGGGCAGCGCCAGCGTCATTCACAACCCGACCGGCCTGTTCCTCACCACGGCTTTCGTCAATCGCCAGTTCGGTGGCTACGATTCATCGAACCAGGCGGTGTTCGGCGAGAACATGGTCGATGTTCTTGGCAACGTCATTCCTGGTACTGTTCGTCCGGACCTGCGTTACGGCTACCTGAAGACCGGTCTGCGCCGGCAGTTCAATGCGCTTGGTGATACCAAGTTCTATGCGGAAACGGCCATCGCCAAGAACGGCCTGACCGGATTGCGCGAAGGCGGACCGAAGGTCGTCACCTCAAGTGAGCTGAACATGGTCGGCGCTGGCGTGATGCAGGATATCGATGCCTACAACACGCAGATCTATCTCGGCTATCGCCACTATTCCTTCGACATCACGGGTCTGCGCGACAGCAATAGCCAGCCGGGCGGCGCCATCGCATCGCCTGCGCCGATCAAGGACATCAACCTTGTATTCTCGGGCATACGGATCAAATTCTAA
- a CDS encoding LysR family transcriptional regulator: protein MNIKALKAFRLIVINGSLATAAQSMHLSQPAVSRLISLLEHEAKLQLFYRTRRRLTLTPEGEAFYRQAEHLLAGFDEIPRIIEDIKAKTGGNFRLVTAPRIGQGLVSPALALMQKETPGVRCIVDIQSRFDLENRIGTRRYDLGIVSLPVSHSLVEIDNKPLMRVRAEALLPEDHPLAEKEQLTASDLAPYPMLGLWPSQIWRQQVDDFFRSGGAVPSYTVETRSSLMACQMVRDGAGIAVLDRVCAQAIDLKGLTLRPIEPARWISFGCIHQRGATLSPHALHFLDCLKRIVAQLRTRGPEYAESIVPLD from the coding sequence ATGAACATCAAGGCGCTGAAGGCTTTCCGGCTGATCGTGATCAATGGCTCGCTGGCGACCGCCGCGCAATCCATGCATCTCAGTCAGCCTGCGGTCAGCCGCCTGATCTCGCTGCTTGAGCATGAAGCGAAGCTGCAACTGTTTTATCGCACGCGGCGACGTCTGACGCTGACGCCGGAAGGCGAGGCGTTCTACCGGCAGGCCGAACATCTGCTCGCGGGCTTCGATGAAATTCCGCGCATCATCGAGGACATCAAGGCCAAGACCGGCGGCAATTTCCGGCTCGTCACCGCGCCACGCATCGGGCAGGGGCTCGTGTCGCCCGCGCTCGCCTTGATGCAGAAGGAAACGCCGGGCGTACGCTGCATTGTCGATATTCAGTCGCGGTTTGATCTTGAAAACCGTATTGGCACGCGGCGCTACGATCTCGGCATCGTGTCACTTCCGGTCTCGCATTCGCTGGTCGAGATCGACAACAAGCCTTTGATGCGCGTGCGTGCGGAAGCGTTGCTGCCGGAGGATCACCCGCTGGCCGAGAAAGAGCAGCTCACTGCCTCCGATCTCGCGCCCTATCCGATGCTCGGACTGTGGCCGAGCCAGATCTGGCGGCAGCAGGTCGATGATTTCTTTCGTTCCGGCGGCGCGGTGCCGAGCTACACGGTAGAGACGCGCTCGTCGCTGATGGCGTGCCAGATGGTGCGTGACGGTGCGGGCATTGCGGTGCTCGACCGTGTCTGCGCGCAGGCGATCGATCTCAAGGGCCTGACGCTCCGGCCGATCGAGCCCGCACGCTGGATTTCGTTCGGTTGCATTCACCAGCGCGGCGCGACTCTGTCGCCCCATGCGCTGCATTTTCTCGATTGCCTGAAGCGGATCGTGGCGCAGCTGCGCACGCGGGGTCCCGAATATGCGGAATCCATCGTGCCGCTCGATTGA
- a CDS encoding ABC transporter substrate-binding protein, with protein sequence MRAAIVAACLTIIGVQPAFAGRANDTLVVAIEGEIPTLDHLYTTARDTIVVSELTDDGLFYVDPDTLAYVPLVAESYVQVDDKTIDVTIRPGVRFHDGSPLTADDVVYTYNWVIDPATNTNRGRLIANWLGSVERTGPMTVRFRLKHPYPLAIRDMAFSVQLRKAGSYQGADGKPNPNAESLSLNGAGPYKVVDFQPGKSVTLERFDDYYAGSPKGRPAIKTMIFRTIPDLSTQQAELVSGTVDWMYNVPADVAANIGATGYAVHLTGPTLRVNFIPLDAAGLTGADNPLTKLDVRRAMIHAINRQAIVKYLVQGDAEVIDSACHPLQFGCEQDVHKYPYDPAEARRLLAKAGYPDGFEFELWSYRERQVAEAIAADLAKVGIRAKLRFVTLTTLNQARKKHRVPAFFASWESGSTADTATIAETHWSLKSDRNLSNDAFVARNMEAAAKTIDPEERKRLYSEALRRIADQAYWIPLYTYSQNYLVSKDLAYPVPKDGLPRLFRAHWRTAPAKSSPAKGS encoded by the coding sequence GTGCGCGCAGCGATTGTTGCCGCGTGCCTGACGATCATCGGCGTGCAACCCGCGTTTGCGGGCCGCGCGAACGATACGCTTGTCGTCGCCATCGAAGGTGAAATCCCGACCCTCGATCATCTCTACACGACCGCGCGCGACACCATCGTCGTCTCCGAACTCACCGACGACGGCCTGTTCTATGTCGATCCCGATACGCTGGCCTATGTGCCGCTCGTCGCCGAATCCTACGTGCAGGTCGACGACAAGACCATCGACGTGACCATCCGTCCCGGCGTGCGTTTTCACGACGGCTCGCCGCTCACCGCGGACGATGTGGTCTACACGTACAATTGGGTGATCGATCCCGCGACCAACACCAACCGCGGACGCCTGATCGCGAACTGGCTCGGCAGCGTCGAACGCACCGGCCCGATGACCGTGCGCTTCCGTCTGAAGCATCCGTATCCGCTGGCGATCCGCGACATGGCCTTCAGCGTCCAGTTGCGCAAGGCGGGCAGCTATCAGGGCGCCGACGGCAAGCCGAACCCGAATGCGGAGTCGCTGTCGCTCAACGGCGCCGGCCCTTACAAGGTGGTCGATTTCCAGCCCGGCAAGAGCGTCACGCTCGAGCGGTTCGATGATTACTACGCCGGAAGCCCGAAGGGCCGCCCCGCAATCAAGACCATGATCTTCCGCACCATCCCGGACCTCTCCACGCAGCAGGCGGAGCTCGTCAGCGGCACGGTGGACTGGATGTACAACGTGCCCGCGGATGTTGCGGCCAATATCGGCGCGACCGGCTATGCGGTTCATCTCACCGGACCAACGCTGCGCGTGAATTTCATTCCGCTCGATGCGGCGGGTCTGACGGGTGCCGACAATCCGCTGACCAAGCTCGACGTGCGCCGCGCCATGATCCACGCGATCAACCGGCAGGCCATCGTCAAATATCTGGTGCAGGGCGACGCGGAAGTGATCGATTCCGCCTGCCATCCGCTGCAGTTCGGCTGCGAGCAGGACGTGCATAAATATCCTTACGATCCGGCTGAAGCACGCCGCCTGCTCGCCAAGGCCGGCTATCCCGACGGTTTCGAGTTCGAGTTGTGGTCCTATCGCGAGCGGCAGGTGGCGGAAGCCATCGCCGCCGATCTCGCCAAGGTTGGCATTCGCGCGAAGCTGCGCTTCGTGACGCTGACAACGCTCAACCAGGCACGCAAGAAGCACCGCGTGCCGGCCTTCTTCGCAAGCTGGGAATCCGGCAGCACCGCCGACACCGCGACCATTGCCGAGACGCACTGGTCGCTGAAGTCGGACCGCAACCTGTCGAACGACGCCTTCGTCGCGCGCAACATGGAAGCGGCCGCCAAGACCATCGATCCCGAGGAGCGCAAGCGCCTCTACAGCGAGGCGCTGCGCCGCATCGCCGATCAGGCCTACTGGATTCCGCTCTACACCTATTCGCAGAACTATCTCGTCTCGAAAGATCTCGCTTACCCGGTGCCGAAGGACGGCCTGCCGCGGCTGTTCCGTGCGCACTGGCGCACGGCTCCAGCCAAGTCATCACCGGCCAAGGGCTCCTAA
- a CDS encoding ABC transporter permease has protein sequence MLRYASKRVVLAILVALAVSFAAFLLLSVATDPASAIAGEGAEPEVIEQIREQLGLNRPLLVQYGSWLLHVFHGDFGTSYYWHQPVGTLILEHLPVTLTLALSAIFVTLIVAIPLGTIAALYPNSLIDRLSLAIAVSAQAMPSFWLALVLIIVFGVMIPIFPISGDAHAWNYVLPAIVLGAHSVPAVMRLTRVGVMDVMASDYIRTARAKGFYGYRLLSRQVMRNALLPVVSVLSVQLGYKLGGSVVTETVFAMNGLGRFALQSIVGGDIPTVQMLVVLFAMTFIGLTLLADLLNAWLDPRIRLA, from the coding sequence ATGCTTCGCTACGCTTCCAAGCGCGTCGTTCTCGCCATTCTTGTGGCGCTCGCGGTCTCCTTCGCGGCGTTCCTGCTGCTCAGCGTCGCGACCGATCCGGCCTCGGCCATCGCGGGCGAAGGCGCGGAGCCGGAGGTGATCGAGCAGATCCGCGAACAGCTCGGGCTGAACCGTCCGCTGCTCGTGCAATATGGAAGCTGGCTTCTGCACGTCTTCCACGGCGATTTCGGCACCAGCTATTACTGGCACCAGCCGGTCGGCACGCTGATCCTGGAGCATCTGCCGGTGACGCTGACGCTGGCGCTGTCGGCGATCTTCGTGACGCTGATCGTCGCGATCCCGCTCGGCACCATTGCGGCGCTTTATCCCAATTCGCTGATCGATCGTCTCTCGCTCGCCATTGCCGTGTCGGCGCAGGCAATGCCGTCGTTCTGGCTGGCGCTGGTGCTCATCATCGTGTTCGGCGTGATGATTCCGATCTTCCCGATCTCCGGCGATGCCCATGCCTGGAATTACGTGTTGCCCGCAATCGTGCTCGGCGCACATTCCGTGCCCGCCGTGATGCGCCTGACCCGCGTCGGCGTGATGGACGTGATGGCATCGGACTACATCCGCACAGCGCGTGCAAAAGGCTTTTACGGCTACCGGCTTCTGTCGCGGCAGGTGATGCGTAACGCGCTGCTGCCGGTCGTCAGCGTTCTGTCGGTGCAACTCGGCTACAAGCTCGGCGGCTCGGTCGTAACCGAAACCGTGTTCGCGATGAACGGCCTCGGCCGCTTTGCGCTGCAATCCATCGTCGGCGGCGACATCCCGACCGTTCAGATGCTCGTCGTGCTGTTCGCGATGACCTTCATCGGGCTGACGCTGCTCGCGGACCTTCTCAATGCGTGGCTCGACCCACGCATCCGGCTGGCGTGA